Proteins encoded within one genomic window of Nitrospirota bacterium:
- the trpB gene encoding tryptophan synthase subunit beta, with protein sequence MKEGYFGIYGGRYVPETLIPALSELEAAYNKSKDDIEFQSELKEIQSTYVGRPTPLYYARRLTKHLGGAKIYLKREDLAHTGAHKINNAVGQALLAKRMGKRRLIAETGAGQHGVATATGAALFGLKCEIYMGSEDMERQSLNVFRMRLLGAQVKEVSLGSKTLKDAINEALRDWTTNVRETHYVLGTVFGPHPFPAMVRDFQSVIGNEAKQQIIEAEGRLPDYLIACVGGGSNAMGLFSAFLKDRKKRHMEFIGVEAGGMGIETGKHAARFSGGSVGVFQGCKSYLLQDENGNVLSTHSVSAGLDYASVGPEHAYLHDTEAVQYSYAIDSEALSAFETLAEVEGIIPALESAHAVAEVIKLAPTLSKDAVIIVNLSGRGDKDVQQVARIKGIELK encoded by the coding sequence ATGAAAGAAGGATATTTTGGCATATATGGCGGACGATATGTTCCTGAAACGCTGATACCAGCTCTTAGCGAGCTTGAGGCAGCATATAATAAATCAAAGGATGACATTGAATTTCAGAGTGAATTAAAGGAAATTCAGAGCACATACGTGGGGCGGCCTACGCCTCTTTACTATGCAAGGAGACTCACTAAGCATCTGGGCGGAGCTAAGATATATCTGAAACGAGAGGATTTGGCTCACACCGGAGCCCACAAGATAAATAATGCTGTTGGACAGGCACTGCTTGCTAAAAGGATGGGGAAGAGACGCCTGATTGCTGAAACCGGAGCCGGACAACACGGTGTTGCCACAGCTACCGGGGCAGCCCTGTTTGGACTTAAGTGTGAAATTTACATGGGCTCAGAGGACATGGAACGGCAGTCGCTAAACGTCTTTAGAATGCGGCTTCTTGGGGCTCAGGTAAAAGAGGTTTCACTGGGCTCTAAAACCCTTAAAGATGCCATCAACGAGGCTCTGAGAGACTGGACCACTAACGTCAGAGAGACCCACTACGTGTTGGGAACCGTCTTTGGCCCGCATCCTTTTCCGGCAATGGTGCGTGATTTTCAGTCAGTAATCGGTAATGAGGCAAAGCAGCAGATTATTGAAGCCGAGGGACGCCTCCCTGATTACCTGATAGCCTGTGTTGGCGGAGGGAGCAATGCGATGGGGCTTTTCAGCGCTTTTTTAAAGGATAGAAAAAAAAGACATATGGAGTTTATCGGAGTTGAGGCAGGCGGAATGGGAATTGAAACTGGTAAACATGCAGCGCGGTTTTCAGGCGGCTCGGTGGGGGTTTTTCAGGGCTGTAAAAGCTATCTGTTACAGGATGAAAATGGAAATGTCCTCAGCACACACTCTGTCTCAGCAGGCCTTGACTACGCATCAGTTGGCCCTGAACACGCTTATCTCCACGACACTGAGGCCGTGCAGTACTCTTATGCGATTGACTCTGAGGCACTTTCAGCTTTTGAAACTTTAGCCGAAGTGGAGGGTATCATACCGGCTCTTGAATCTGCCCACGCTGTTGCAGAGGTCATTAAACTTGCTCCCACTCTGTCAAAGGATGCCGTCATTATTGTTAATTTATCAGGGCGCGGCGATAAGGATGTTCAACAGGTAGCAAGGATAAAAGGTATTGAACTAAAGTAA